The genomic region GTCACCCCGAACTGGTTGATCCGTTCCTCCAGCATCCCGATCGACCGTTGCACCGCGTCCGGGGTCGCTTTCGCCTCCTCGGTGTCCACCGCTTCCAGGACCACGTGCACCCCGCCGCGCAAATCCAAACCCAGGTTGATGTCCTGGGTCAGGGGCAGCCACGGCGCACCCCCCACCGGGTAAAAAGAGGCCAGGGAGATGGTGGCGGCGACTGCCAGGATCACGGCGACCTTAATTAAATTGCCCAACCTCAATTTAAGCTCCTCCCCCTATAACAGTTTGGCACCGTTGATCACCAGCTCGAAATTCGAGTTCAAGAAGTTGGCGGCCCGGCGGCACAGGGCCATCCGGGTCAAAAAGATCTCGAAGTATTCCATTACCGGGCAGATCTCAATGTCGATGGTCAATTCCAGAGTAACCGCCCGCCGGTCCTCGTGCACCCACAGAAACGAATGCTCCGCCGCGTAGTTGACCCGGTCGTGGATGTCGAAGGTGGAGATGTCCGGATTCCGGACCCGGGAGCGGTGCACGTCCGACTTGTCGGCCAGGATCAGGGCGGCGGCCACCGTATTCACGGGCTGTCCATACTCTTCCTCGTGGTTGGCGATCGCCGAGAGCACCTTTGCCATCTCGTCCGGTTCCATCCCCATCTTCTCGAGCACCCGGAAGGCGATGAGGGCCCCGGAGATACCGTGCTGGCTCCGGCTCACCACGTTGCCAAGGTCATGCAGATAGCCGGCGATCGCCGCCAGTTCGGCCTCCCGCTCCGGATAGCCCAATCGCTCCAGGATATTCCGGGCGATACTCGATACCAGGTTGACGTGGCGGTAGCTGTGTTCGGTAAAGCCCATCACGCCCAGGTACCTGTTCCCGTTGCGTATGAAACTGTCGACGATCGGGTTGGCTTTGACCTCCTGCAGCGTGATCAACCCGTGGTCCTCCTAAGCCGGCCCCTTAAGCATTGTCGTTCCTGCGCACCTGGGCGATGGCGGTCTTCAGAAACTCGAGCTTGACGTTCTCGGCGACTTTCAGAATCACGGTGTCTTCCTTCAGCTTCACGACGACGCCGTAGACGCCGCCGACGGTGATCACCGGATCGTTGACCTGCAGGTTCTTGATCATCTCCAGGTGCTTCTTCTGCCGTACCTGCTGAGGTCTGATCAGGAGGAAGTATAGTAGGGCAAAAAGCCCAATGATGTAGATAACTGAAATCATTTCCCCGCTCATAACCGACCTCCTTTCTCTTTTCTCTTTTTACAGGATTGTTCGCTCAAGCCGGTTGTTTTCCTGTCTAGCCCTATGTAGTTTTACTATAAATTCGGGCCGGTGTCAAACAAGTTGCCAGG from Bacillota bacterium harbors:
- a CDS encoding HD domain-containing protein translates to MITLQEVKANPIVDSFIRNGNRYLGVMGFTEHSYRHVNLVSSIARNILERLGYPEREAELAAIAGYLHDLGNVVSRSQHGISGALIAFRVLEKMGMEPDEMAKVLSAIANHEEEYGQPVNTVAAALILADKSDVHRSRVRNPDISTFDIHDRVNYAAEHSFLWVHEDRRAVTLELTIDIEICPVMEYFEIFLTRMALCRRAANFLNSNFELVINGAKLL
- the yajC gene encoding preprotein translocase subunit YajC, which encodes MSGEMISVIYIIGLFALLYFLLIRPQQVRQKKHLEMIKNLQVNDPVITVGGVYGVVVKLKEDTVILKVAENVKLEFLKTAIAQVRRNDNA